From a single Bacillus gobiensis genomic region:
- a CDS encoding diacylglycerol kinase, whose amino-acid sequence MKRARIIYNPTSGREMFKRQLADVLIKFEQAGYETSTHATTCAGDATQAARDAALREYDLIVAAGGDGTINEVVNGIAPLEHRPTLGIIPVGTTNDFARALGIPREDILKAADTVLNGETRAIDIGLVNEQYFINIAGGGRLTELTYEVPSKLKTRLGHLAYYLKGIEMLPSIRPTKVEIEYDGKLFQGEIMLFLVTLTNSVGGFEKLAPDSSLNDGMFDLMILKKTNLPEFIRVASMVLRGEHINDQQVIYTKANRVKVFVEDKMQLNLDGEYGGLLPGEFENLYRHIRVIMPKEKAEQLDD is encoded by the coding sequence ATGAAACGTGCACGTATAATATATAACCCAACCTCAGGGCGGGAGATGTTTAAAAGGCAATTGGCGGACGTTCTGATAAAGTTTGAACAGGCGGGCTATGAAACCTCCACTCACGCGACTACATGTGCAGGCGATGCAACACAAGCTGCAAGGGACGCCGCTTTACGTGAATATGACCTGATTGTTGCTGCAGGTGGAGACGGAACGATTAATGAAGTTGTCAATGGGATTGCTCCATTGGAACATCGTCCGACACTTGGGATTATTCCTGTAGGCACGACAAATGATTTTGCCAGGGCACTCGGCATTCCGAGAGAGGATATTTTAAAGGCTGCGGATACGGTGCTAAACGGAGAAACACGAGCTATTGATATCGGGCTTGTCAATGAACAATATTTTATTAATATCGCAGGCGGCGGCCGGCTGACTGAGTTAACCTATGAAGTGCCAAGCAAGCTGAAAACGAGGCTTGGGCACCTTGCATATTATTTAAAGGGGATTGAAATGCTCCCTTCCATCAGGCCGACAAAGGTAGAAATCGAATATGATGGAAAGCTTTTTCAAGGAGAAATCATGCTTTTCTTAGTGACGCTGACGAATTCAGTCGGTGGCTTTGAAAAGCTCGCGCCAGATTCCAGCTTAAATGACGGCATGTTTGATTTGATGATCCTAAAAAAGACAAATTTGCCCGAATTTATCCGTGTCGCAAGCATGGTGCTTCGCGGAGAGCATATTAATGACCAGCAAGTCATATACACGAAGGCGAATCGTGTAAAGGTTTTCGTGGAAGATAAAATGCAGCTTAATCTAGACGGCGAGTATGGCGGGCTTTTACCAGGCGAATTCGAAAACCTGTATCGCCATATTCGTGTGATCATGCCAAAGGAAAAAGCAGAACAGCTAGACGATTAA
- the putP gene encoding sodium/proline symporter PutP, whose translation MDIWVFISLAIYFIAMLLIGWYAYRKTSDLNDYMLGGRGLGPAVTALSAGASDMSGWMLMGLPGAMYATGLASAWLAIGLTAGAYVNYLVIAPRLRTYTEVANDAITIPDFFETRFGDKTRILKFISALVILIFFTLYTSAGIVSGGTLFESAFGLDYRIGLFVIAAVVIAYTLFGGFLAVSLTDFVQGIIMFVALVLVPIVAFTQMGGVSPAFDTIKQIDPALMDIFRGTTVIGIISYLAWGLGYFGQPHIIVRFMAITSVKEIKPARRIGMGWMIIAVAGAMLTGLVGRAYVSQNSLSLDDPETIFILFSNVLFHPLITGFLISAILAAIMSTISSQLLVTSSAMTDDFYRTFLRKEASNKELVTVGRICVLIVAAVAILLSLTPNDTILGLVGNAWAGFGAAFGPAVLLSLFWKRMNHLGALAGIIVGAATVLIWISTGLSKSTGMYEIIPGFILSLLAIVVVTNITKKPDDETVNMFKEMESILKSHKQ comes from the coding sequence GTGGATATTTGGGTTTTTATTTCCTTGGCAATTTATTTTATTGCCATGCTTTTAATAGGCTGGTACGCCTATCGAAAGACTTCAGATTTAAATGATTATATGCTAGGCGGAAGAGGCCTTGGCCCTGCTGTTACCGCTCTGTCTGCCGGCGCGTCTGATATGAGTGGATGGATGCTGATGGGGCTTCCGGGAGCTATGTATGCTACTGGTCTCGCCAGCGCTTGGCTTGCTATAGGGTTGACAGCTGGTGCATATGTTAATTATTTAGTTATCGCACCCAGGCTTCGTACCTATACAGAGGTTGCTAATGACGCGATTACGATCCCTGATTTTTTCGAAACTCGATTTGGCGATAAGACAAGAATTTTAAAGTTTATTTCGGCTCTTGTCATCTTAATATTTTTCACACTGTACACATCAGCGGGTATCGTTTCCGGCGGAACATTGTTTGAATCAGCATTTGGACTCGATTACCGAATTGGATTATTTGTTATCGCCGCAGTTGTTATTGCGTATACACTCTTCGGCGGATTTTTGGCTGTCAGCCTGACTGACTTTGTCCAAGGTATTATTATGTTCGTAGCATTAGTGCTCGTGCCGATCGTTGCCTTTACTCAAATGGGAGGAGTTAGTCCTGCCTTTGATACAATTAAACAAATTGATCCAGCGTTAATGGACATCTTTAGAGGAACGACCGTCATTGGCATTATTTCCTATCTAGCATGGGGACTTGGATATTTTGGCCAGCCTCATATTATCGTGCGTTTTATGGCAATTACTTCTGTTAAAGAGATTAAGCCGGCTCGCCGCATCGGTATGGGGTGGATGATTATTGCCGTAGCAGGTGCAATGCTGACAGGATTAGTGGGAAGAGCTTATGTGTCACAAAATTCGCTTTCACTTGATGATCCCGAGACTATTTTCATTTTATTCTCAAACGTTCTGTTTCACCCGTTAATTACCGGCTTCCTTATTTCAGCGATACTTGCTGCGATTATGAGTACAATTTCTTCTCAGCTTCTCGTAACGTCGAGTGCGATGACTGATGATTTTTACAGAACGTTCTTGCGAAAAGAAGCTTCTAATAAAGAACTTGTAACAGTAGGAAGAATATGTGTCCTTATTGTTGCTGCAGTTGCAATTCTGCTTTCATTAACTCCTAATGACACGATACTCGGTCTTGTCGGAAATGCATGGGCAGGCTTTGGCGCCGCATTCGGACCGGCAGTATTGCTAAGTCTATTCTGGAAGCGAATGAACCATTTGGGAGCACTAGCAGGTATCATCGTAGGAGCTGCTACCGTCCTTATATGGATCTCTACCGGTTTAAGCAAATCAACAGGTATGTATGAAATCATTCCAGGCTTTATTTTAAGCTTATTAGCTATTGTAGTAGTTACTAATATAACGAAAAAACCTGACGACGAAACAGTAAACATGTTTAAAGAGATGGAAAGCATCTTAAAATCACACAAACAATAA
- the rlmD gene encoding 23S rRNA (uracil(1939)-C(5))-methyltransferase RlmD: MKTNPPVEKNEYMDVQFVDLTHEGAGVAKIDGFPIFVPNALPDEKAQIKITRVKKGYAFGRLMEIKEKSLHRQEAPCPVYKQCGGCQLQHLTYAGQLAFKEKQVRDVLERIGKLDMSRVTVHPTLGMDEPWRYRNKAQVPLGEREGALIAGFYQQRTHEIINMDACLIQHEKNDQAVQAIKDICNQFGLRAYEEARHKGWFRHIMVRYGVNTGEMMIVFITKTNDFPHKKAILEKIIERFPAVKSIVQNVNPKRTNVIFGDETNVLWGEEYIYDTIGDIRFAISARSFYQVNPEQTKVLYDKALEYAELTGKETVIDAYCGIGTISLFLAKKAEKVYGVEIVPEAIEDAKRNAELNNITNAEFAAGEAEAVIPNWYEQGIKADTIVVDPPRKGCDEALLRTILDMKPKRVVYVSCNPGTLARDLRVLEDGGYETQEVQPVDMFPHTMHVECVARLTLKS; encoded by the coding sequence ATGAAAACAAATCCCCCGGTTGAGAAAAATGAATATATGGACGTGCAATTTGTGGATTTGACTCATGAAGGGGCGGGGGTTGCGAAAATAGACGGCTTCCCTATTTTCGTACCAAATGCTCTTCCAGACGAAAAAGCACAAATTAAAATCACGCGTGTAAAAAAAGGCTATGCCTTCGGAAGGCTGATGGAGATAAAGGAAAAAAGCCTTCATCGGCAAGAAGCGCCTTGCCCAGTCTACAAGCAATGCGGCGGCTGCCAGCTCCAGCATTTGACTTACGCCGGCCAGTTAGCCTTTAAAGAAAAGCAGGTTAGAGATGTTTTAGAACGAATCGGCAAGCTTGATATGAGCCGTGTCACTGTCCATCCAACGCTTGGGATGGACGAGCCGTGGCGATACCGCAATAAGGCCCAGGTCCCGCTAGGTGAAAGAGAAGGCGCGCTAATCGCCGGCTTTTATCAGCAGCGTACTCACGAAATCATTAACATGGACGCCTGCTTGATCCAGCACGAGAAAAACGATCAAGCGGTACAAGCCATCAAGGACATCTGTAATCAATTTGGACTAAGGGCATACGAAGAAGCGCGGCATAAGGGCTGGTTCCGCCACATTATGGTCCGTTACGGCGTAAACACCGGAGAAATGATGATCGTCTTTATTACAAAAACAAATGATTTTCCTCATAAGAAAGCTATTTTAGAAAAAATCATTGAACGATTCCCTGCAGTAAAATCGATCGTCCAAAATGTAAACCCGAAACGTACGAACGTCATATTCGGCGACGAAACCAACGTGCTTTGGGGAGAAGAATATATTTATGACACGATAGGCGACATCAGGTTTGCGATCTCTGCCAGGTCCTTCTATCAGGTCAATCCGGAACAAACAAAGGTTCTTTACGACAAAGCTCTGGAATACGCCGAGCTAACGGGAAAAGAAACCGTAATTGACGCATACTGCGGAATCGGCACGATTTCTTTATTTCTCGCCAAAAAAGCGGAAAAAGTCTATGGCGTTGAAATCGTACCGGAAGCGATAGAAGACGCCAAACGAAACGCCGAGCTGAACAACATCACAAATGCTGAATTTGCAGCGGGCGAAGCAGAGGCTGTCATCCCAAACTGGTACGAACAAGGAATCAAGGCAGACACCATTGTTGTTGATCCCCCGCGTAAAGGCTGTGACGAAGCCTTGCTCAGAACGATTCTGGACATGAAGCCGAAACGCGTCGTCTACGTATCATGCAACCCAGGAACCCTAGCAAGAGACTTGAGAGTGCTGGAAGACGGTGGGTATGAGACTCAAGAGGTTCAGCCTGTGGATATGTTTCCACATACGATGCATGTGGAGTGTGTAGCGAGATTAACCCTTAAATCATAG
- the gatB gene encoding Asp-tRNA(Asn)/Glu-tRNA(Gln) amidotransferase subunit GatB, translated as MNFETVIGLEVHVELKTKSKIFSSAPTAFGAEPNSQTSVIDLGYPGVLPVLNKEAVDFAMKAAMALNCEIATDTKFDRKNYFYPDNPKAYQISQFDKPIGENGWIEIEVDGKTKRIGITRLHLEEDAGKLTHTGDGYSLVDFNRQGTPLVEIVSEPDIRTPEEAYKYLEKLKSIIQYTGVSDCKMEEGSLRCDANISLRPIGQEKFGTKTELKNLNSFNFVQKGLEFEEKRQAEVLLSGGVILQETRRYDESTKKTILMRVKEGSDDYRYFPEPDLVELYIDEEWKERVRNSIPELPDERQKRYIDELGLPAYDAMVLTLTKEMSDFFEETVQKGAEAKQASNWLMGEVSAYLNANQKELEDVKLTPEGLAGMIQLIEKGTISSKIAKKVFKELIENGGNPETIVKEKGLVQISDEGELRKFVTDALDNNPQSIEDFKNGKDRAIGYLVGQIMKASKGQANPPMVNKLLLEEIKKR; from the coding sequence ATGAATTTTGAAACGGTTATCGGACTTGAAGTCCACGTAGAATTAAAAACAAAATCAAAAATTTTCTCAAGCGCACCAACAGCTTTTGGTGCAGAACCAAATTCGCAAACAAGCGTAATCGACCTTGGTTATCCTGGCGTACTTCCCGTTTTGAACAAAGAAGCAGTAGATTTTGCAATGAAGGCTGCCATGGCTTTGAATTGCGAGATTGCCACAGATACAAAGTTTGATCGCAAAAACTACTTTTATCCGGATAATCCGAAGGCATATCAAATCTCCCAATTTGACAAGCCGATCGGCGAAAATGGATGGATTGAAATCGAAGTGGACGGCAAAACGAAGCGAATTGGAATTACCCGCCTTCATTTAGAGGAGGATGCCGGCAAGCTGACTCACACTGGTGACGGATACTCTTTAGTTGATTTCAACCGCCAAGGAACACCTCTTGTAGAGATCGTATCTGAGCCTGATATCCGTACGCCGGAAGAAGCGTATAAATATCTGGAAAAATTAAAATCCATCATTCAATATACAGGAGTTTCTGACTGTAAGATGGAAGAAGGCTCACTCCGCTGTGACGCCAACATTTCCTTGCGCCCGATCGGTCAAGAGAAATTCGGAACAAAGACGGAATTGAAAAACTTAAACTCCTTCAACTTTGTTCAAAAAGGCCTTGAGTTCGAAGAAAAGAGACAAGCTGAGGTACTTCTTTCCGGCGGGGTCATTCTGCAGGAAACAAGGCGTTATGATGAGTCTACGAAAAAAACAATTCTCATGAGGGTTAAAGAAGGCTCTGATGATTATCGCTATTTCCCTGAACCGGATTTAGTCGAGCTTTATATTGACGAGGAATGGAAAGAAAGAGTTAGAAACAGCATTCCGGAGCTGCCTGATGAAAGACAGAAACGTTACATTGATGAGCTTGGATTGCCTGCATATGACGCAATGGTTCTTACTCTCACAAAAGAAATGTCGGACTTCTTCGAGGAGACAGTACAGAAGGGCGCTGAAGCCAAGCAAGCATCAAACTGGCTTATGGGTGAAGTATCTGCGTATCTGAATGCTAACCAGAAGGAACTCGAGGATGTGAAGCTCACGCCTGAGGGCTTGGCCGGGATGATTCAGTTGATAGAAAAAGGAACGATCTCTTCGAAAATTGCGAAAAAAGTGTTTAAAGAATTAATAGAAAATGGCGGAAATCCTGAAACGATTGTAAAAGAGAAAGGACTTGTCCAAATCTCTGATGAGGGCGAGTTAAGAAAGTTTGTTACGGACGCGCTTGACAACAACCCTCAATCGATTGAAGACTTCAAAAACGGGAAAGACCGTGCGATTGGTTATCTCGTCGGACAAATTATGAAAGCTTCAAAAGGGCAAGCAAACCCGCCAATGGTTAACAAATTGCTTTTAGAGGAAATAAAGAAAAGATAG
- a CDS encoding SDR family oxidoreductase — translation MANKGYVFITGATGGIGSAIVKKLTELGYTVLAGVRSKEQGKRLKKEISPNIVPIEMDITVPSSVETASLEVGKFLGNNGIDGLINNAGCIIQGPLELLSLDEIKYQFDVNVFGQIAVTQALLPFLRKNSGRVINIGAVTGKTAMPFIGALSASKHAMEALTDALRVELKPWNIHVTMIQPAAIDTSIFEKANATSDRSLQQVPSEKLALYESALAAYHSTIAKQPVSPTDVVVKAVTESLSAKTPKTRYAVGRGARLVVTISHLPDRLRDRLLMSSLGLTKVSNPKQAHDFN, via the coding sequence TTGGCAAACAAAGGATATGTCTTTATTACAGGTGCGACCGGTGGAATCGGTTCAGCCATTGTAAAAAAATTAACGGAACTAGGTTACACCGTATTAGCCGGGGTTAGAAGCAAGGAGCAGGGCAAACGGCTAAAAAAAGAAATTTCGCCAAATATTGTTCCGATTGAAATGGATATAACGGTTCCCTCATCGGTTGAAACAGCTTCGCTTGAAGTCGGCAAGTTTCTCGGGAACAATGGAATTGACGGGTTAATTAATAATGCAGGCTGTATTATACAAGGACCTTTGGAGCTGCTTTCGTTGGATGAAATTAAATATCAGTTTGACGTCAATGTGTTCGGTCAAATTGCCGTCACGCAGGCACTTCTTCCTTTTCTTCGCAAAAATAGCGGCAGGGTAATCAACATTGGAGCAGTGACTGGAAAAACTGCTATGCCATTCATTGGCGCTCTGTCAGCCTCCAAGCATGCGATGGAGGCACTAACAGATGCACTTCGGGTCGAATTAAAGCCTTGGAATATCCACGTCACAATGATCCAGCCGGCTGCAATCGATACGTCTATTTTTGAAAAAGCCAATGCTACTTCAGATCGGTCCCTTCAGCAAGTCCCATCCGAAAAGCTTGCTCTGTATGAATCAGCCCTGGCAGCATACCATTCAACAATAGCCAAACAGCCTGTTTCTCCTACGGATGTTGTTGTAAAAGCCGTAACTGAATCACTATCCGCTAAGACGCCGAAAACCCGTTATGCTGTCGGAAGAGGCGCCCGGCTTGTTGTCACAATAAGCCATTTACCTGATCGGCTGCGCGACAGGCTTTTAATGAGCTCGCTCGGATTAACAAAGGTTTCCAACCCGAAACAAGCACACGATTTTAACTAA
- a CDS encoding TetR/AcrR family transcriptional regulator, with translation MKEKEIIIIEAGIKLFAKKGFSSTTIQEIAEECGISKGSFYLHFKSKEALLLSTFEYYLNFSMENLNKIRLKHDDPREAFIEQTAYQFKEIFDHRDFIVMMIREHTIPTRRSMSDFFQRATKFSNEFYLNALSDIYRSKIDVFKYDLNMIVQGMITSYKNLFLFSNITLDFTKLAEFILERMDDIVEGLTRSNKAPVLTEQAVFDGLFFPASSQDHILKEIKRLSSAENIIEDHLITLQVLEEEMKKDEPRKPVLQGMLANIQGDEEFDSLVQLIKDVYKLE, from the coding sequence TTGAAAGAGAAGGAAATTATCATCATAGAAGCGGGGATAAAGCTCTTTGCAAAAAAGGGATTTTCTTCAACCACAATCCAAGAAATTGCTGAAGAGTGCGGTATTAGCAAGGGTTCATTTTATTTGCATTTCAAATCAAAGGAAGCTTTGCTTTTATCGACTTTTGAGTATTATTTAAACTTCAGCATGGAAAATTTAAATAAAATCAGGCTGAAGCACGATGATCCTCGAGAGGCATTTATAGAACAAACCGCTTATCAATTTAAAGAAATTTTTGACCATAGAGACTTTATTGTCATGATGATCCGTGAGCATACAATTCCGACTCGGAGATCTATGTCAGACTTTTTTCAAAGAGCAACAAAGTTTAGCAATGAATTTTATTTAAATGCCTTGTCTGATATTTATCGGTCAAAAATAGACGTTTTTAAATATGATTTGAACATGATTGTGCAAGGTATGATCACTTCCTATAAAAATCTTTTTCTATTCAGCAACATTACGCTTGATTTTACAAAGCTTGCTGAATTTATTCTCGAGCGCATGGATGATATTGTTGAGGGTCTTACACGATCAAATAAAGCCCCTGTTTTGACAGAACAAGCTGTATTTGACGGACTTTTCTTCCCGGCATCTTCGCAGGATCATATTCTTAAAGAAATCAAAAGGCTTTCAAGCGCGGAAAACATCATAGAGGACCACTTGATCACCCTGCAGGTGCTCGAAGAAGAAATGAAAAAGGATGAGCCAAGGAAACCGGTCTTGCAAGGAATGCTGGCAAATATCCAAGGAGACGAGGAATTTGATTCATTGGTACAATTAATCAAGGATGTCTATAAATTAGAATAA
- a CDS encoding helix-turn-helix transcriptional regulator, with protein MKNDSTRRRTPGLRREEVAALSGISLAWYTNLEQGRPIRVSEQVLESLSRTLKLDKDEKSYLFLLANQWLPSDSVLEQKENGDTISSALQLILDELHPCPAYIIGNRWNIAAWNEMAAEVFGYSYDMNEFERNIIWRMFTRDDYRKLFVNWEYMASGLLGQFRSFYAKYTDDPWYNELVTQLLATSSEFQEWWPRHEVFSIPEGNKEMNHPKLGNLKMDYTNLLLAEEKNMFLTIFTPQPNTGTKERLTLFSNKVT; from the coding sequence TTGAAAAATGACTCGACGCGAAGGCGCACCCCTGGTTTACGCAGGGAAGAGGTTGCTGCACTGTCCGGCATTTCATTAGCCTGGTATACCAACTTGGAGCAAGGCCGTCCCATTCGTGTCTCTGAACAAGTGTTGGAAAGCTTGTCGCGGACACTGAAACTGGATAAAGACGAAAAAAGTTATTTGTTTTTATTAGCTAACCAATGGCTTCCTTCCGATTCTGTGTTAGAGCAAAAGGAAAATGGAGATACTATATCATCAGCGCTACAGCTCATTCTCGACGAACTGCACCCTTGTCCTGCTTATATTATTGGAAACCGTTGGAATATAGCGGCGTGGAATGAAATGGCAGCCGAGGTATTTGGATATTCCTACGATATGAATGAATTTGAAAGAAATATAATTTGGAGAATGTTTACCCGTGATGATTATCGGAAATTATTTGTGAATTGGGAGTATATGGCCAGCGGGTTGCTTGGACAATTCAGAAGCTTTTACGCAAAATATACAGATGACCCGTGGTACAACGAATTGGTGACACAGCTCCTTGCAACAAGCAGCGAGTTTCAGGAATGGTGGCCAAGACATGAAGTGTTCAGCATCCCTGAAGGGAACAAAGAAATGAACCATCCGAAGCTGGGAAATCTAAAAATGGATTATACCAACTTGCTGCTGGCAGAGGAAAAAAATATGTTTTTAACCATTTTCACACCGCAGCCGAATACCGGGACGAAAGAAAGGCTTACGCTGTTTTCCAATAAAGTCACGTGA
- a CDS encoding SDR family NAD(P)-dependent oxidoreductase yields MKKTEDKVFLVTGSTDGIGKHTALSLANMGATVLLHGRNPDKCVTVMEQISKRTGNEKLHYYVADFTSLSDVRHLAEEVNDREGQLDVLINNAGIGSGKLSDKRRPLSEDGHELRFAVNYLAPFMLTNLLLPLLHTSAPAKIVNVASIGQRPIDFNNLMLERGYDPFDAYKQSKLALIMLTFELANQLDPERITVNCIHPGSLLNTKMVRESIPIGFGSAKSGADNVVHLAVSETLDKVTGRYFDKKSESQVDPQAYNNEARKKLWHISEELTETYSPS; encoded by the coding sequence ATGAAAAAAACTGAAGATAAAGTCTTTCTTGTGACAGGTTCGACTGACGGCATCGGAAAACATACGGCACTTTCTCTCGCAAATATGGGAGCTACAGTTCTTTTGCATGGCAGAAATCCTGATAAATGCGTAACCGTGATGGAGCAAATTTCTAAGCGCACGGGCAACGAAAAGCTGCATTATTATGTGGCTGATTTCACATCCCTCTCCGACGTTCGCCATTTAGCAGAAGAGGTTAACGATAGAGAGGGACAGCTTGATGTATTAATTAACAATGCGGGCATAGGATCCGGCAAACTTAGCGATAAGCGAAGGCCGCTAAGTGAAGATGGACATGAACTCCGATTTGCGGTGAATTACTTGGCGCCATTTATGCTGACAAATTTGCTTCTTCCGCTTTTGCATACTTCTGCTCCTGCAAAAATTGTCAACGTGGCTTCTATCGGGCAGAGACCAATCGATTTTAACAACCTAATGCTGGAGCGGGGCTATGATCCTTTCGATGCGTATAAACAAAGCAAGCTGGCACTTATTATGCTTACATTTGAACTTGCGAATCAACTGGATCCTGAAAGGATAACCGTCAATTGTATTCACCCAGGGTCATTATTAAATACCAAAATGGTTCGCGAAAGTATCCCCATAGGTTTTGGCAGTGCAAAATCCGGAGCAGATAACGTTGTCCATTTAGCCGTGTCGGAAACTCTCGACAAAGTGACCGGCCGATATTTTGATAAAAAAAGTGAGTCTCAGGTCGATCCTCAAGCTTATAACAACGAAGCGCGCAAAAAATTATGGCACATTAGCGAAGAGCTCACGGAAACTTATTCCCCCAGCTAG
- the gatC gene encoding Asp-tRNA(Asn)/Glu-tRNA(Gln) amidotransferase subunit GatC produces MSRISIEEVKHVAHLARLSITEEEAEMFTEQLDSIISFAEELNEVDTEHVEPTTHVLKMKNIMREDKPDKGLSFEEVAKNAPDQKDGYIRVPSILE; encoded by the coding sequence ATGTCTAGAATTTCAATAGAAGAAGTTAAGCATGTTGCTCATTTGGCAAGGCTTTCGATAACAGAAGAGGAAGCGGAGATGTTTACTGAGCAGTTAGACAGCATTATTTCGTTTGCAGAAGAGCTGAACGAAGTAGATACAGAGCACGTCGAACCGACGACTCACGTTTTAAAAATGAAAAATATCATGAGAGAAGATAAACCGGATAAAGGGCTTTCGTTTGAAGAAGTTGCGAAAAACGCTCCTGATCAAAAAGACGGCTATATTCGTGTACCTTCGATTTTGGAATAA
- the gatA gene encoding Asp-tRNA(Asn)/Glu-tRNA(Gln) amidotransferase subunit GatA codes for MDLFDHKISELKELLHKKEIKVSDLVDESYKRIEKVESSVQAFLELNEEQARAMAKELDEAIDSRSERGLLFGMPIGVKDNIVTKDLRTTCASKILENFDPIYDATVVEHLKKAEAVTIGKLNMDEFAMGSSTENSGVKVTKNPWNLETVPGGSSGGSAAAVAAGEVPFALGSDTGGSIRQPASFCGVVGLKPTYGRVSRYGLVAFASSLDQIGPITRNVEDNAFLLQSISGVDQMDSTSANVEVPDFLSSITGDVKGLKIAVPKEYLGEGVGEEAKQAVLEALRVLEGLGATWEEVSLPHSKYALATYYLLSSSEASANLARFDGIRYGYRSDNADNLIELYKQTRSEGFGEEVKRRIMLGTFALSSGYYDAYYKKAQKVRTLIKKDFEDVFENYDVIIGPTTPTPAFKIGEKTSDPLTMYANDILTIPVNLAGVPGISVPCGFTNGLPLGLQIIGKHFDEKTVYRVAHAFEQATDHHKAKPEL; via the coding sequence GTGGATTTATTTGACCACAAGATTTCTGAATTAAAAGAGCTATTACATAAAAAAGAAATAAAGGTTTCTGATTTAGTAGACGAATCCTATAAACGAATAGAAAAAGTTGAGTCAAGCGTACAAGCTTTCCTCGAATTGAATGAAGAACAGGCGCGCGCTATGGCGAAAGAGCTGGACGAAGCCATTGATTCCCGCAGCGAGCGGGGGTTGTTGTTTGGGATGCCGATTGGTGTAAAAGACAACATCGTAACGAAGGATCTTCGAACAACCTGCGCGAGTAAAATTCTAGAAAACTTTGACCCGATATACGATGCAACTGTAGTAGAGCATCTGAAAAAAGCGGAAGCCGTTACGATTGGGAAATTGAATATGGATGAATTCGCCATGGGCTCTTCCACAGAGAATTCAGGTGTGAAGGTGACGAAAAACCCATGGAACCTTGAGACGGTTCCCGGAGGTTCTAGCGGCGGTTCAGCAGCCGCAGTAGCTGCTGGCGAAGTTCCATTCGCGTTAGGCTCAGACACAGGCGGTTCGATTCGCCAGCCCGCATCGTTTTGCGGAGTGGTCGGTTTAAAACCAACTTATGGAAGAGTGTCAAGGTACGGATTGGTTGCATTTGCTTCTTCCCTAGATCAAATCGGACCAATTACCCGAAATGTAGAAGATAACGCTTTTCTTCTTCAATCCATTTCCGGTGTTGACCAAATGGATTCCACCAGTGCTAATGTAGAAGTCCCTGATTTTCTTTCTTCAATTACTGGTGATGTAAAAGGGTTAAAAATAGCTGTTCCGAAAGAATATCTTGGAGAAGGTGTAGGGGAAGAAGCAAAACAAGCGGTTTTAGAAGCTTTACGTGTATTGGAAGGCCTTGGAGCCACGTGGGAAGAAGTATCTCTTCCGCACAGTAAATATGCTTTGGCGACCTATTATCTGCTTTCTTCTTCAGAAGCATCTGCCAATCTTGCCCGTTTTGACGGAATCCGGTACGGCTACCGTTCTGATAATGCGGACAACCTTATCGAACTTTATAAGCAAACCCGCTCCGAAGGCTTTGGCGAAGAAGTGAAACGGAGAATTATGCTTGGAACCTTTGCGCTTAGCTCTGGTTACTACGACGCTTACTATAAAAAAGCGCAAAAAGTGCGGACATTGATTAAAAAGGATTTTGAGGACGTTTTTGAAAATTATGACGTAATCATTGGCCCGACAACGCCTACTCCAGCCTTCAAAATTGGAGAGAAAACAAGTGATCCGCTAACGATGTACGCAAATGATATATTAACGATCCCAGTGAATTTGGCAGGTGTCCCTGGAATCAGTGTGCCTTGCGGATTTACAAACGGCTTGCCGCTTGGGCTGCAAATCATCGGTAAGCACTTTGATGAGAAAACAGTATACCGAGTAGCACATGCCTTTGAACAAGCAACTGACCATCATAAAGCAAAGCCTGAATTGTAA